One region of Asterias rubens chromosome 5, eAstRub1.3, whole genome shotgun sequence genomic DNA includes:
- the LOC117290076 gene encoding solute carrier family 43 member 3-like, giving the protein MLSLGLYRVLTLSFGISEILLFSGISFGWASLVFILKQDGYFSHLCPEATMSPTINTTGVPGNNTPSQVIVFGQTTPASFGVDEVSLRGFPSCPEQDAQLQLIFTVATFCYEFLLFPMGLMLDKFGTLFMRILTSCFLVTSLLLVAFSSRETAREQSLWNLKRSCFLVTSLLLVAFSSRESADVILPAMCLLIVGGIELLFVNMQISNLFGRKKSTFISLLSGCFDSSAFVFIIFKFGYEQYGITLQTSFFIWAGLSSILCLNTILLPKRGHIPYPLPPDYRKKIPISDLEGVDGTYTFKSEDSRTEDKEQYSSVMEKNKAQLNKDLAIEENTSSDTKHPETTDNTSKVPHTSTEDILLSQIPSPPIENTTSEMPHLATDDTASSQEPHPATRDTASSHKPHPATEDVTSPHMPHTATDDTASTQEPHPTTDDTASSHQQHPATDDTATSQEPHPATDDSASSQEPHPATENATAQQQPHPATDNALAEQQPHPATDVTASSQEPHPTTNDTKSSEKPHLATSEKPTPSIEDTEAPTSQDSLKNGANRGQVASQATTDTSTDHRTQQATESKLNEKTSEEIDSKSSQDRDLSITEVTSCAQSVTEAMKKLRYPSLRSCFFSLPTLFLLIWFSLLQLNMFFFLGTLNPDLVRLTNNDQALVSQYTTALAFIQVSGVFIAPLCGLLLDRNRTKKRMAGGKRGPYQDLLDSCLVYALTTFMFIAFNATMLVTVIEVRYASFLLHAFSRGFMYSLVAGGCALFFPIQYFGSTTGLVESLASLVGLIQRPLFTLLQNRLNNDPFWIYIGLIVLNVITFIFPIYIYIYAKNSSKWAVKLQDSARKELTLTDDCDHM; this is encoded by the exons ATGTCTCCCACCATCAACACAACGGGAGTACCGGGTAATAATACCCCTAGCCAGGTGATAGTCTTTGGGCAGACAACACCGGCTTCCTTTGGAGTCGATGAGGTATCTTTGAGGGGTTTTCCGAGCTGTCCAGAGCAAGACGCCCAACTTCAGCTCATTTTCACCGTGGCTACCTTCTGTTATGAGTTTCTTCTCTTCCCGATGGGATTGATGTTGGATAAATTCGGAACACTGTTCATGAGAATATTGACAAG CTGTTTTTTGGTGACCAGTTTGCTGTTAGTTGCCTTCAGTTCTAGAGAGACTGCCAGAGAGCAATCCCTCTGGAACTTAAAG cGCAGCTGTTTTTTGGTGACCAGTTTGCTGTTAGTTGCCTTCAGTTCTAGAGAGTCGGCTGACGTCATCCTTCCAGCTATGTGTTTGTTGATAGTCGGTGGAATCGAACTGTTATTTGTTAATATGCAG ATTTCAAACTTATTTGGAAGAAAGAAGTCCACCTTCATTTCTCTTCTATCTGGATGCTTTGATTCGTcagcatttgtttttatcatcTTCAAG TTTGGCTACGAGCAATATGGCATCACACTTCAGACTTCATTCTTCATCTGGGCGGGGCTGTCCTCCATACTCTGTCTTAATACGATCTTACTTCCAAAGAGAGGGCATATCCCCTACCCACTGCCCCCTGACTACAGGAAGAAAATACCCATTAGCGATCTGGAAGGAGTTGATGGTACCTATACTTTCAAATCGGAGGATAGTCGAACAGAAGATAAGGAACAGTATTCTTCAGTGATGG AGAAGAATAAAGCTCAGCTCAATAAAGATTTGGCCATTGAGGAAAACACATCATCAGACACTAAGCATCCAGAAACAACGGACAATACATCAAAGGTGCCACATACATCAACAGAGGACATCTTATTATCACAGATACCATCCCCACCAATAGAGAACACCACATCAGAGATGCCACACCTAGCAACAGATGACACTGCATCATCACAAGAACCACACCCAGCAACCCGTGACACTGCATCATCACACAAGCCACACCCAGCAACTGAGGATGTCACATCACCACATATGCCACACACAGCAACGGATGACACTGCATCAACACAAGAACCACACCCAACAACCGATGACACTGCATCATCACATCAGCAACACCCAGCTACAGATGATACAGCCACATCACAAGAGCCACACCCGGCCACAGATGACAGTGCATCATCACAAGAGCCACACCCAGCAACAGAGAATGCCACAGCCCAACAACAGCCACACCCAGCAACAGATAATGCCTTAGCCGAACAACAGCCACACCCAGCAACAGATGTCACTGCATCATCACAAGAGCCACACCCAACAACAAATGATACCAAATCATCAGAGAAGCCACACCTAGCAACATCAGAGAAGCCAACCCCATCAATTGAAGACACCGAAGCACCCACGTCCCAGGACTCGTtaaaaaatggggcaaatcgtGGACAGGTGGCATCCCAAGCCACGACAGACACCTCAACAGACCACAGGACACAACAAGCCACAGAGAGCAAACTCAATGAGAAAACATCTGAAGAAATTGACTCCAAATCATCACAGGATAGGGATCTCTCTATTACAGAAGTTACTTCTTGTGCACAAAGCGTGACTGAAGCCATGAAGAAGTTACGCTACCCGTCTCTCCGATCCTGTTTTTTCTCGTTACCTACACTCTTCCTACTCATCTGGTTCTCATTGCTTCAACTcaacatgtttttctttcttgggACTCTCAACCCAGACTTGGTGCGACTGACAAACAATGATCAAGCTTTGG TGAGTCAATATACGACAGCTTTGGCCTTCATCCAGGTCTCTGGTGTATTCATAGCGCCCCTCTGCGGACTTCTGCTGGATAGAAACAGAACCAAGAAGAGAATGGCAG gTGGTAAGAGGGGTCCATACCAGGATCTGCTCGACAGCTGCTTAGTGTATGCTTTGACAACTTTCATGTTCATTGCATTTAATGCAACTATGTTAGTCACAGTAATTGAAGTGCGGTATGCATCTTTCCTGCTCCATGCCTTCTCAAGGGGTTTTATGTACTCACTAGTAGCTGGAGGATGTGCCCTGTT tttcccAATTCAGTATTTTGGCAGTACAACCGGCCTTGTGGAGTCGCTGGCCTCCTTAGTGGGTCTGATCCAGAGACCTCTATTTACCCTTCTACAGAACCGTCTGAACAATGATCCATTCTGG ATTTACATTGGCCTGATTGTGCTGAACGTCATCACTTTCATCTTTCCaatctacatctacatctacgcTAAGAATAGCTCCAAATGGGCAGTCAAGTTACAAGACAGCGCCAGGAAAGAACTGACACTTACAGACGATTGTGATCATATGTGA